From Burkholderia sp. WP9, a single genomic window includes:
- a CDS encoding glutathione S-transferase: protein MLTVHHLNNSRSQRVLWLLEELGVPYEIKRYERDPKTMLAPPELRAVHPLGKSPVITDDGQTIAESGAIIEYLIDKYGQGRFAPAPATPERLRYTYWLHYAEGSAMPPLLLKLVALRIASAPMPFFAKPIARKIAATLQSSFIDPQLKLHLGYINQELSKTGWFVGNDFTAADVQMSFPLEAATARGGMEGQIPAVVDFLKRIHARPAYQRALERGGKYELLGGD from the coding sequence ATGCTGACCGTTCATCATCTGAACAACTCCCGCTCGCAACGCGTCTTGTGGCTGCTCGAAGAACTTGGCGTTCCCTACGAGATCAAGCGTTACGAGCGCGATCCGAAAACGATGCTCGCGCCGCCCGAGTTGCGCGCAGTGCATCCGCTCGGCAAGTCGCCCGTCATTACCGACGATGGCCAGACTATCGCCGAGTCGGGCGCGATCATCGAATACCTGATCGACAAATACGGGCAGGGACGCTTTGCGCCGGCACCTGCCACGCCGGAGCGGCTGCGTTATACCTACTGGCTGCACTACGCGGAAGGTTCGGCGATGCCGCCGCTGCTGCTCAAACTCGTCGCACTGCGCATTGCCAGCGCGCCGATGCCGTTCTTCGCCAAGCCGATTGCGCGCAAGATCGCCGCCACACTGCAATCGAGTTTTATCGATCCGCAGTTGAAGCTGCACCTCGGCTATATCAACCAGGAGTTGAGCAAGACCGGCTGGTTCGTCGGCAACGACTTCACGGCGGCGGACGTGCAAATGAGTTTTCCGCTCGAAGCCGCCACGGCGCGCGGCGGTATGGAAGGCCAGATTCCGGCGGTGGTCGATTTTCTCAAGCGCATTCATGCAAGACCGGCTTATCAGCGGGCGCTGGAACGTGGCGGCAAGTACGAATTGCTTGGCGGCGATTGA
- a CDS encoding dienelactone hydrolase family protein → MAASFIEVVAQDGGRFNAYVARPAQGSGPGLVLLQEIFGINDTMKATADRFAEEGYVVLVPDLFWRIKPGIELGYGEADMKQALDYLGQFDTDLAIDDIAATIAALRALPEQAGKVGTVGYCLGGKLAFLSAARTDIDCAVSYYGVGLEAYLDEVPAIRCPMVFHFPENDSHCPPATRERISAALRTRPQIEQYVYPGCDHAFAAPSRPQYDKPAAMMAYSRTLALLRKVLGPVYDLNALWEAHCYYEFATRDVDAVMPTMVAQPYVNHVPTMTGGVGHDNLKRFYTHHFVNSNPADTKLIPISRTIGADRIVDEFIFSCTHSCEIDWLLPGVAPTGKYFEVPMLAVVCFRGDKLYNEHIYWDQASVFVQVGLLNPEGLPVAGIESARKLLDETLPSNQLMGAKSRV, encoded by the coding sequence ATGGCCGCCTCTTTCATCGAAGTCGTCGCCCAGGATGGCGGCCGGTTCAACGCCTACGTCGCGCGTCCGGCGCAAGGGTCGGGACCGGGACTCGTGCTGCTGCAGGAAATTTTCGGCATCAACGACACCATGAAAGCGACGGCCGACCGCTTCGCCGAAGAAGGTTACGTCGTACTGGTGCCGGACCTGTTCTGGCGGATCAAACCGGGCATCGAGCTCGGTTATGGCGAGGCCGACATGAAACAGGCGCTCGATTATCTCGGCCAGTTCGACACAGACCTGGCCATCGACGATATCGCCGCCACCATCGCGGCGTTGCGCGCCCTGCCCGAACAGGCCGGCAAGGTAGGCACAGTGGGTTACTGTCTTGGCGGCAAGCTCGCGTTCCTGAGCGCCGCGCGCACCGATATCGACTGCGCGGTCAGCTACTACGGCGTGGGCCTCGAAGCGTATCTGGATGAAGTGCCGGCGATTCGCTGCCCGATGGTGTTTCACTTCCCCGAAAACGACTCGCACTGTCCGCCGGCAACCCGCGAACGGATCAGCGCGGCGTTACGTACGCGGCCGCAGATCGAGCAATACGTGTATCCCGGTTGCGATCACGCGTTTGCCGCGCCGTCGCGCCCGCAATACGACAAACCCGCCGCGATGATGGCGTATTCGCGCACGCTTGCGCTGCTGCGCAAAGTGCTGGGGCCCGTCTACGATCTCAACGCGCTGTGGGAAGCTCACTGCTATTACGAGTTCGCCACGCGCGACGTGGACGCCGTCATGCCGACCATGGTCGCGCAGCCCTACGTCAATCACGTTCCGACCATGACCGGCGGTGTCGGCCATGACAACCTGAAGCGCTTCTATACGCATCACTTCGTCAACTCGAATCCCGCCGATACGAAGCTGATTCCGATTTCGCGCACCATTGGCGCGGATCGTATCGTCGATGAATTCATTTTTAGCTGCACGCATAGCTGCGAGATCGACTGGTTACTACCGGGCGTCGCTCCAACCGGTAAGTATTTCGAGGTGCCCATGCTGGCTGTCGTATGTTTTCGCGGCGACAAGCTCTATAACGAGCACATCTATTGGGATCAGGCTTCCGTATTCGTGCAGGTCGGCTTGCTGAACCCCGAAGGACTGCCCGTCGCCGGAATCGAAAGCGCGCGCAAGCTGCTCGACGAAACGCTGCCGTCCAATCAGTTGATGGGCGCCAAATCACGCGTGTGA
- a CDS encoding zinc-dependent alcohol dehydrogenase family protein, whose product MTMQALVLNRYNGPLELTDLPTPTAERGQVLVRVKAAGLNPLDTKIRSGNAAHAKHPLPLVLGIDMAGTLEAVGEGVSGFSVGDDVYGMTGGVGGLQGSLAQFQAVDARLLAHKPANLSMKEAAAIPLSFITSYEGIADRAKLRAGQTVLVQGGAGGVGHISVQLAIAMGAQVFATVSAKDLDVIKAYGATPIDYRANSVEAYVDALTQGEGFDLVADTVGGASLDASFKAVKQFGHVVSALGWGTHALAPLSFREATYSGVFTLSPLLTGKHREHHGDMLRIAARLIEEGKLVPKLDSRSFDFGNVELAYQSIVDATNTGKIVVDVK is encoded by the coding sequence ATGACTATGCAAGCGCTTGTGCTCAACCGTTACAACGGTCCTCTGGAACTTACCGACCTCCCGACGCCGACAGCCGAACGCGGGCAGGTGTTGGTGCGCGTGAAGGCTGCCGGCCTCAATCCGCTGGACACCAAAATCCGCTCGGGTAACGCCGCGCATGCGAAGCACCCGTTGCCGCTGGTGCTTGGCATCGACATGGCCGGGACTCTCGAGGCAGTCGGCGAAGGTGTGAGCGGCTTCAGCGTCGGCGATGACGTGTACGGCATGACCGGCGGCGTGGGTGGCTTGCAGGGCTCGCTCGCGCAGTTCCAGGCCGTGGATGCACGATTGCTCGCTCATAAGCCGGCGAATCTCTCGATGAAAGAGGCCGCGGCAATTCCTTTGAGCTTCATCACATCCTACGAAGGCATCGCGGACCGGGCAAAGTTGCGGGCGGGTCAAACGGTGCTCGTGCAGGGCGGCGCAGGAGGCGTTGGCCATATTTCCGTTCAGTTGGCGATTGCGATGGGCGCTCAGGTCTTCGCGACGGTCAGCGCAAAGGATCTGGACGTGATCAAAGCGTATGGCGCTACGCCGATTGACTATCGTGCGAACTCGGTCGAAGCGTATGTCGATGCGTTGACCCAAGGCGAAGGGTTCGATCTCGTCGCCGATACCGTGGGTGGCGCTTCACTCGATGCTTCGTTCAAAGCCGTTAAGCAATTTGGTCACGTTGTCAGCGCATTGGGCTGGGGAACGCATGCGTTGGCTCCGTTGTCTTTCCGTGAGGCCACGTATTCGGGTGTCTTTACGCTGTCGCCGCTGCTCACCGGGAAACATCGCGAGCACCACGGCGACATGCTGCGCATAGCGGCTCGACTCATCGAGGAAGGCAAGCTGGTGCCGAAGCTGGACTCACGTAGTTTCGACTTCGGCAACGTGGAGCTTGCTTACCAGTCGATTGTCGATGCGACGAACACCGGAAAGATCGTGGTCGACGTGAAATAA
- a CDS encoding LysR family transcriptional regulator — protein sequence MDWNDVRIFLAIAREGTLGRAASQVGQTQPTIGRRLRMLEASVGQTLFQRTADGFVLTEEGSAVLATAERMEDEAHAFERALAGKQQQLTGLLRISSSDWFGVHVLTPVVAEFLRVNPLVSIELVTDSRRLNLARRDADLLFRITPFDEADVIQRKFIKMDYALYGPLNIVPPQRGDGTGYALLTMDSAFETLPDVKWLREVLPNAHVAFGSNNREAQARMCAERGGLAVLPCPLGDNTAGIERIDLGEAPPGRDVWFGYHRDLRRLGRLRAFLDLAIDRISNV from the coding sequence ATGGACTGGAACGACGTTCGGATCTTTCTGGCAATTGCCCGCGAGGGAACGTTGGGCCGCGCGGCAAGCCAGGTTGGCCAGACCCAGCCGACTATCGGCCGCAGGCTGCGGATGCTGGAGGCATCGGTCGGGCAGACGCTGTTTCAGCGCACAGCGGACGGCTTCGTGCTGACGGAAGAGGGCTCCGCCGTGCTCGCCACTGCCGAGCGGATGGAAGACGAAGCGCACGCGTTCGAGCGCGCGTTAGCGGGGAAGCAACAGCAACTTACCGGCTTGCTGCGGATTTCGTCGTCCGACTGGTTTGGCGTGCATGTGTTGACGCCGGTCGTCGCGGAGTTTCTGCGTGTGAACCCGTTGGTGTCGATCGAACTCGTGACCGATTCGCGGCGGCTCAATCTGGCGCGTCGCGACGCCGATCTGCTATTCCGGATCACGCCGTTCGATGAAGCCGACGTCATCCAGCGCAAGTTCATCAAAATGGACTACGCGCTGTACGGCCCGTTGAACATCGTGCCGCCGCAGCGCGGCGACGGTACGGGATACGCGCTGCTCACCATGGACAGCGCCTTTGAAACGCTACCCGACGTGAAATGGCTGCGTGAAGTTTTGCCGAACGCGCATGTGGCTTTCGGCAGCAACAACCGCGAGGCGCAGGCGCGCATGTGCGCGGAACGAGGCGGGCTGGCTGTTCTGCCTTGCCCGTTGGGCGACAACACCGCCGGGATCGAACGAATCGATCTTGGGGAAGCGCCGCCAGGACGAGATGTGTGGTTTGGCTACCATCGCGATCTGCGCAGGTTGGGCAGATTGCGGGCGTTTCTCGATCTCGCCATCGACCGCATATCGAACGTTTAA